One window of the Cherax quadricarinatus isolate ZL_2023a chromosome 1, ASM3850222v1, whole genome shotgun sequence genome contains the following:
- the LOC128688316 gene encoding frizzled-1-like isoform X2: protein MTGVCFVGLWNVKALQWFVLAPLFFYLVLGTAFLLTGFVSLFRIRTIMKHDGTKTDKLERFMVRIGVFSVLYTVPATALVACLFYEQAYHDEWMVAWQREKCGSRDEPWVTYSINCPAGVDHNTPLSKPDFIFFMIKYLSTLVVGITSGFWVWSSKTLAVWKNCYNRCFGRRTESYV, encoded by the coding sequence ATGACTGGAGTCTGCTTCGTGGGACTTTGGAACGTGAAGGCCTTGCAGTGGTTCGTTCTGGCGCCACTCTTTTTCTACCTGGTGTTGGGCACCGCCTTCCTCCTCACGGGTTTCGTTTCACTCTTCAGGATCCGAACCATTATGAAGCACGACGGCACCAAGACGGACAAACTGGAGAGGTTCATGGTTCGCATCGGAGTGTTCAGCGTCTTGTACACAGTGCCAGCCACGGCACTCGTCGCCTGCCTCTTCTACGAGCAAGCCTACCACGATGAGTGGATGGTGGCGTGGCAGAGGGAGAAGTGTGGGTCACGTGATGAACCGTGGGTCACCTACAGCATTAACTGCCCAGCCGGCGTTGACCACAATACTCCGCTCTCCAAGCCCGACTTCATCTTCTTCATGATCAAGTACCTGAGCACGCTGGTGGTGGGCATCACCTCCGGCTTCTGGGTGTGGAGCAGCAAGACTCTCGCTGTCTGGAAGAACTGCTACAACCGCTGCTTCGGCCGCAGGACTGAGAGTTATGTGTGA